One Streptomyces fagopyri DNA window includes the following coding sequences:
- a CDS encoding tetratricopeptide repeat protein has protein sequence MNEDWEERTAAAWATFDDYGEEDAADFRAVIDALVAELPADSPVGPFERACAWDSTGHSDRAVPLYREALSRGLDGYRGRRTRIQLASSLRNIGQAEEGVKLLTPELVAPSDELDDAVRACLALCLADLGREREGLALVIGALAPHLPRYQRSMANYARLLVEPEG, from the coding sequence GTGAACGAAGACTGGGAAGAGCGTACGGCGGCGGCCTGGGCCACTTTCGACGACTACGGGGAAGAGGACGCGGCGGACTTCCGGGCGGTGATCGACGCGCTCGTCGCCGAGCTGCCGGCGGACAGTCCCGTCGGCCCCTTCGAGCGGGCCTGCGCGTGGGACTCGACGGGCCACTCGGACCGGGCCGTGCCGCTGTACCGGGAGGCACTGTCCCGCGGACTCGACGGCTACCGGGGACGCCGCACCCGGATCCAACTCGCCAGCTCCCTGCGGAACATCGGGCAGGCCGAGGAGGGCGTCAAGCTCCTCACGCCCGAACTCGTCGCTCCGTCGGACGAGTTGGACGACGCCGTACGCGCGTGCCTCGCGCTGTGCCTGGCCGACCTGGGCCGCGAACGCGAGGGCCTGGCGCTGGTGATCGGCGCCCTCGCGCCCCATCTGCCCCGCTACCAGCGGTCGATGGCCAACTACGCGCGACTGCTCGTCGAGCCCGAGGGCTGA
- a CDS encoding DUF1996 domain-containing protein, with the protein MGRNTRKRRSPLAVRAVAASAALAIGGGGLIWANFYASAHETNSSPNTTKAAATQVATITCPDVGQKLTAVPNAARSAVATELATLDKQITEAYARLASTRQAQAKDANFVQNAILGPLKEKRGAVISRIKIDFKRAGATAPGMLDGLATCTATTADQAQTTAGGQNNGQGQNNNGGQATAAPSPSASASAPAGNGGQAGNGGQAGNGPLAADFVDITKVKPNVAAKARTRAGGSTGTFTTSCGVNANKKFNTDNVIVAPGVTNGAHHLHDYVGNQSNDAFANNDTFAAAKTTCANQGDKSTYYWPVVRIQNGTQDFDQNNDGGGKEGNVGQIQQVRQAQIKFVGNAKSQVVAMPKFLRIITGDAKTTTNGLANANAHWSCTGFENKVQLTQQYPICPRGSTVVRTFAFQSCWDGVNIDSANHRTHVAFADAQGNCANGFKAIPQLTMRLVYGFRAPTLQNGQIKNAFAVDGFPEQLHKAATDHDDFINVFDDNLMNKMVNCINKGQRCK; encoded by the coding sequence ATGGGACGCAACACACGAAAACGACGTTCGCCGCTGGCTGTTCGCGCGGTGGCCGCATCGGCGGCTCTCGCGATCGGTGGGGGCGGATTGATCTGGGCGAATTTCTACGCCTCGGCGCACGAGACCAACTCGAGCCCGAACACCACGAAGGCCGCCGCCACCCAGGTGGCCACGATCACCTGTCCTGACGTCGGTCAGAAACTGACCGCCGTGCCGAACGCCGCGCGTTCCGCCGTCGCCACCGAGCTGGCGACGCTCGACAAGCAGATCACCGAGGCGTACGCCCGTCTGGCCTCGACCCGCCAGGCCCAGGCCAAGGACGCGAACTTCGTCCAGAACGCGATCCTCGGACCGCTCAAGGAGAAGCGCGGCGCCGTCATCAGCCGGATCAAGATCGACTTCAAGCGGGCGGGCGCCACCGCCCCCGGCATGCTGGACGGTCTCGCCACCTGCACCGCGACCACCGCGGACCAGGCCCAGACCACGGCCGGCGGCCAGAACAACGGCCAGGGCCAGAACAACAACGGCGGTCAGGCCACCGCGGCCCCGAGCCCCTCGGCATCCGCCTCCGCCCCCGCGGGCAACGGCGGTCAGGCCGGCAACGGCGGTCAGGCCGGCAACGGACCCCTCGCCGCCGACTTCGTGGACATCACGAAGGTCAAGCCGAACGTCGCCGCGAAGGCGCGGACCCGGGCCGGCGGTTCGACGGGCACGTTCACCACGTCCTGCGGCGTGAACGCGAACAAGAAGTTCAACACCGACAACGTCATCGTGGCACCCGGTGTCACCAACGGCGCGCACCACCTGCACGACTACGTCGGCAACCAGTCGAACGACGCGTTCGCCAACAACGACACGTTCGCCGCGGCCAAGACCACCTGCGCCAACCAGGGCGACAAGTCGACGTACTACTGGCCGGTCGTGCGTATCCAGAACGGTACGCAGGACTTCGACCAGAACAACGACGGCGGTGGCAAGGAAGGGAACGTCGGCCAGATCCAGCAGGTCAGGCAGGCGCAGATCAAGTTCGTCGGCAACGCGAAGAGCCAGGTCGTCGCGATGCCGAAGTTCCTGCGCATCATCACGGGTGACGCGAAGACCACGACCAACGGTCTCGCGAACGCCAACGCCCACTGGTCCTGCACCGGTTTCGAGAACAAGGTGCAGCTCACGCAGCAGTACCCGATCTGCCCGCGCGGCAGCACCGTGGTACGCACCTTCGCTTTCCAGAGCTGCTGGGACGGGGTGAACATCGACAGCGCGAACCACCGCACGCACGTGGCCTTCGCGGACGCCCAGGGCAACTGCGCCAATGGCTTCAAGGCCATTCCGCAGCTGACGATGCGCCTCGTCTACGGCTTCCGGGCACCGACCCTGCAGAACGGGCAGATCAAGAATGCCTTCGCGGTGGACGGATTCCCCGAGCAGCTGCACAAGGCGGCCACCGACCACGACGACTTCATCAACGTCTTCGACGACAACCTGATGAACAAGATGGTCAACTGCATCAACAAGGGCCAGCGTTGTAAGTGA
- a CDS encoding NAD-dependent epimerase/dehydratase family protein: MRLLVLGGTEFAGRAVAEAAVRRGWEVTVLHRGRHEPLAGVRSLLGDRTAPDGLAALTGAAAEGDWDVVVDTWSAAPRAVLDAARLLADRAARHVYVSSCSVYAWAPPAGYTEDAPLVTGASEDADGTDYARDKLGGELAAVSAFGARRSLLVRSGLILGPHENIGRLPWWLNRIARGGPVPAPGPRDLPLQYVDVRDLAEWILGAVERGASGPHNLTSPRGHATMGELLDACVRVTGSGAELRWIDPEVILDAGVEPWTQLPVWVPPGSDMHDALHGADVSRAVAAGLRCRDVSETVADTWAWLRTLGGTAPRRPGRPPVGLPPEAEAGLLSR; the protein is encoded by the coding sequence ATGAGACTTCTGGTGCTGGGTGGTACGGAGTTCGCGGGGCGGGCCGTGGCGGAGGCGGCGGTGCGACGTGGCTGGGAGGTGACCGTCCTCCACCGGGGACGGCACGAACCTCTGGCCGGGGTGCGGTCGTTGCTGGGTGACCGCACCGCTCCCGACGGGCTCGCCGCGCTCACCGGCGCCGCCGCCGAAGGTGACTGGGACGTCGTCGTCGACACCTGGTCGGCGGCGCCGCGGGCCGTCCTCGACGCGGCGCGGCTGCTGGCGGACCGGGCCGCGCGCCATGTGTACGTGTCGAGCTGCTCGGTCTACGCGTGGGCTCCGCCCGCCGGGTACACCGAGGACGCGCCGCTCGTGACCGGGGCCTCCGAGGACGCCGATGGGACGGACTACGCGCGGGACAAGCTGGGCGGTGAGCTGGCCGCCGTCTCCGCGTTCGGCGCGCGGCGTTCGCTGCTCGTGCGGTCCGGGCTGATCCTCGGGCCGCACGAGAACATCGGCCGCCTGCCGTGGTGGCTGAACCGGATCGCGCGGGGCGGGCCGGTGCCGGCGCCCGGACCCCGGGACCTTCCCCTCCAGTACGTCGATGTCCGTGACCTCGCCGAGTGGATCCTCGGGGCGGTGGAGCGGGGAGCGAGCGGGCCCCACAACCTGACGAGTCCCCGGGGTCACGCGACGATGGGCGAGCTGCTCGACGCGTGTGTCCGGGTCACGGGGAGCGGGGCGGAACTGCGGTGGATCGACCCGGAGGTGATTCTGGACGCCGGGGTCGAGCCGTGGACGCAGCTGCCGGTGTGGGTACCGCCGGGCAGTGACATGCACGATGCGCTGCACGGCGCGGATGTCTCACGGGCGGTGGCGGCCGGGCTCCGGTGCCGGGACGTCTCGGAGACGGTCGCCGACACGTGGGCGTGGCTGCGGACGCTCGGCGGTACCGCGCCGCGGCGCCCGGGCCGGCCGCCGGTCGGGCTGCCCCCGGAGGCGGAGGCCGGACTGCTCTCGCGGTGA
- a CDS encoding winged helix-turn-helix domain-containing protein, which translates to MANTRSFTSVATSPSPAPPATGAGRHRLRAVDRDDVVNVADFLPPGATWLPAPPHTLPVLPGRPPMVGYLVLVPADQQPLLPLAVAPDGAAAAVSAGDDPLVRIDSVRRTAEVDGRTLDLTYLEFELLAHLVAHPHRVHTRDQLVTTVWGYGHVGDGRTVDVHVARLRRKLGAQHRQTIQTVRRVGYKYAPPTGR; encoded by the coding sequence ATGGCGAACACACGTTCCTTCACCTCCGTCGCGACCTCCCCGTCCCCGGCCCCGCCCGCGACCGGCGCGGGACGGCACCGGCTGCGTGCCGTCGACCGGGACGATGTGGTGAACGTCGCGGACTTCCTGCCGCCCGGCGCCACCTGGCTGCCCGCGCCCCCGCACACGCTGCCGGTGCTGCCGGGCCGGCCGCCGATGGTCGGCTACCTGGTCCTCGTACCGGCCGACCAGCAGCCCCTGCTGCCGCTCGCCGTCGCCCCGGACGGGGCCGCGGCGGCCGTCTCCGCCGGGGACGACCCGCTCGTCCGTATCGACTCCGTGCGGCGCACCGCCGAGGTCGACGGGCGGACACTCGACCTCACCTACCTGGAGTTCGAGCTGCTCGCGCACCTCGTCGCGCACCCGCACCGGGTGCACACCCGGGACCAGTTGGTCACCACCGTCTGGGGCTACGGGCACGTGGGCGACGGGCGGACCGTCGACGTGCACGTGGCGCGGCTGCGGCGCAAGCTCGGGGCGCAGCACCGGCAGACGATCCAGACGGTGCGCCGGGTCGGCTACAAGTACGCGCCCCCGACCGGCCGCTGA
- the glnII gene encoding glutamine synthetase: MTFKAEYIWIDGTEPTAKLRSKTKILADDAKGAELPIWGFDGSSTNQAQGHASDRVLQPVASYPDPIRGGDHVLVMCEVLNIDMTPHESNTRAALAEVAERFAAQEPVFGIEQEYTFFDGERPLGFPAGGFPAPQGGYYCGVGADEIFGRDIVEAHLENCLRAGLGISGINAEVMPGQWEFQVGPLAPLEVSDQLWVARWLLYRTAEDFAVSATLDPKPVKGDWNGAGAHTNFSTKAMREGYDAIITACESLGEGSKPLDHVKNYGAGIDDRLTGLHETAPWNEYSYGVSDRGASVRIPWQVEKDGKGYIEDRRPNANVDPYVVTRLIVDTCCAALDKAGQV; this comes from the coding sequence GTGACCTTCAAGGCTGAGTACATCTGGATCGACGGCACCGAGCCGACGGCCAAGCTCCGTTCGAAGACGAAGATACTGGCCGACGACGCCAAGGGTGCCGAGCTGCCGATCTGGGGCTTCGACGGGTCGTCCACGAACCAGGCTCAGGGTCACGCCTCGGACCGTGTACTCCAGCCGGTCGCCAGCTACCCGGACCCGATCCGCGGCGGGGACCACGTCCTCGTCATGTGCGAGGTCCTGAACATCGACATGACGCCGCACGAGTCCAACACCCGTGCCGCGCTGGCCGAGGTCGCGGAGCGGTTCGCCGCGCAGGAGCCGGTCTTCGGCATCGAGCAGGAGTACACCTTCTTCGACGGGGAGCGCCCGCTCGGCTTCCCCGCCGGCGGCTTCCCGGCTCCGCAGGGCGGCTACTACTGCGGTGTCGGCGCCGACGAGATCTTCGGCCGTGACATCGTCGAGGCGCACCTGGAGAACTGTCTGCGGGCGGGTCTGGGGATCTCCGGCATCAACGCCGAGGTCATGCCCGGCCAGTGGGAGTTCCAGGTCGGCCCGCTCGCCCCGCTGGAGGTCTCCGACCAGCTGTGGGTGGCCCGCTGGCTGCTCTACCGCACCGCCGAGGACTTCGCCGTCTCCGCCACCCTCGACCCCAAGCCGGTCAAGGGCGACTGGAACGGAGCGGGCGCGCACACCAACTTCTCCACCAAGGCGATGCGCGAGGGTTACGACGCGATCATCACCGCGTGCGAGTCGCTGGGCGAGGGTTCGAAGCCGCTCGACCACGTCAAGAACTACGGCGCCGGCATCGACGACCGCCTGACCGGTCTGCACGAGACCGCTCCGTGGAACGAGTACTCGTACGGCGTCTCCGACCGCGGCGCCTCGGTCCGTATCCCGTGGCAGGTCGAGAAGGACGGCAAGGGGTACATCGAGGACCGCCGTCCGAACGCCAACGTCGACCCGTACGTCGTGACGCGCCTGATCGTCGACACCTGCTGCGCCGCCCTGGACAAGGCCGGCCAGGTCTGA
- a CDS encoding RlpA-like double-psi beta-barrel domain-containing protein — translation MSRRRTLSPKKKLALLVSAAAVAGGGAFVMATTSNAAPVQNASNSTVCQGLATALGNNQTFIDGQRANPDAQSQARIANRDAVIAQIKVQQAASNCKVGESAQGPQAAQPAKPAKPAPAQQQTTAPAQQTTPPAQGAGGGAATGRQVCAGSTVTLSGEGGAPAASSNQFPAGTKLKVTNLDNNKSTTVQVTSVSGSCALLNNAAFEQVREPGKFLIRRALIEKVG, via the coding sequence ATGTCGCGCAGGAGAACTCTCAGTCCCAAGAAGAAGCTCGCACTGCTGGTCAGTGCCGCGGCCGTGGCGGGAGGCGGCGCCTTCGTCATGGCGACCACCTCCAACGCGGCCCCGGTGCAGAACGCGTCGAACTCGACGGTCTGCCAGGGGCTGGCCACCGCGCTGGGCAACAACCAGACGTTCATCGACGGGCAGCGGGCCAACCCCGACGCCCAGTCGCAGGCCCGGATCGCCAACCGCGACGCGGTCATCGCCCAGATCAAGGTCCAGCAGGCGGCGTCGAACTGCAAGGTCGGGGAGTCGGCTCAGGGCCCCCAGGCCGCACAGCCGGCGAAGCCCGCGAAGCCCGCGCCGGCCCAGCAGCAGACGACCGCGCCCGCGCAGCAGACCACCCCACCCGCGCAGGGAGCGGGTGGCGGCGCGGCCACCGGCCGTCAGGTCTGTGCCGGCTCGACCGTCACCCTCTCCGGCGAGGGCGGCGCACCGGCCGCGTCCAGCAACCAGTTCCCCGCCGGGACGAAGCTCAAGGTCACGAACCTGGACAACAACAAGTCCACCACCGTGCAGGTCACGTCGGTCTCCGGCAGCTGCGCGCTGCTGAACAACGCCGCGTTCGAACAGGTCCGCGAGCCGGGCAAGTTCCTGATCCGCCGGGCCCTGATCGAGAAGGTGGGGTGA
- a CDS encoding arsenate reductase family protein, whose protein sequence is MEIWINPACSKCRGAIALLDEEGADYTVRRYLEDVPTREEIRSVLERLGLEPWDITRTQEDVAKELGVKSWARDDGSRERWITALSEHPKLIQRPIITADDGAAVVARTDEAVREALSRRPPPRPADGRPAPPSSTPA, encoded by the coding sequence ATGGAGATCTGGATCAACCCGGCCTGTTCGAAATGCCGCGGCGCCATCGCTCTGCTCGACGAGGAGGGCGCGGACTACACCGTCCGCCGCTACCTGGAGGACGTACCGACACGGGAGGAGATCCGGTCCGTACTGGAGCGGCTCGGCCTCGAACCGTGGGACATCACCCGCACGCAGGAGGACGTCGCCAAGGAGCTCGGTGTGAAGTCGTGGGCCCGGGACGACGGTTCACGGGAACGGTGGATCACGGCGCTGTCCGAACACCCGAAGCTGATCCAGCGGCCGATCATCACCGCGGACGACGGCGCCGCCGTCGTGGCCCGCACCGACGAGGCGGTACGCGAGGCCCTGTCCCGCCGGCCGCCACCCCGCCCCGCCGACGGCCGCCCGGCCCCGCCCTCCTCAACTCCTGCGTGA
- a CDS encoding winged helix DNA-binding domain-containing protein — protein sequence MRDRRLRGGGGVGEQGRHIGVAERRARLALRHRLAGPQRAADAEEVAGSLVALHGTDPATVYMAVGARLAEAGRTVEELDRALYGERTLVRMHGMRHTVFVFPTELAAVVHASTGLTIAAKARAGLVKEMTTGSDGRLTGEWLMEVEASVLAALARRGQATVNELTGDEPRLKEQFIYGAGRSYESAQSVSSRLMRVLGVEGRVVRGRPLGSWTSTQFRWAVAPPYPELPAGEAQRELLRRWLTVCGPASEADLKWWTGWKVTDVRRALGAIGAEAVSLDGGVTGYVVAGDAGPVGEPGAPWAALLPGLDPTAMGWQERDWYLAPSLRPALFDRSGNVGPTVWWDGRVVGGWAQRADGEVVWRVLKPEGVGREGIAAIEAEAERLRDWVGPARVTPRFRTPLERELATP from the coding sequence ATGCGGGACCGACGGCTACGAGGTGGAGGCGGCGTGGGCGAGCAGGGGCGGCACATCGGGGTGGCGGAGCGGCGGGCCAGGCTCGCGCTGCGGCACCGGCTCGCGGGGCCGCAGCGCGCGGCGGACGCCGAGGAGGTCGCCGGGTCGCTGGTCGCGCTGCACGGGACCGATCCGGCGACGGTGTACATGGCGGTGGGCGCGCGCCTCGCGGAGGCCGGGCGGACGGTGGAGGAGCTCGACCGGGCGCTGTACGGGGAGCGGACCCTGGTGCGGATGCACGGCATGCGGCACACCGTGTTCGTGTTCCCCACCGAACTGGCCGCCGTGGTGCACGCCTCGACCGGCCTGACGATCGCGGCCAAGGCGCGGGCCGGACTGGTCAAGGAAATGACCACCGGCAGTGACGGGCGGCTGACCGGGGAGTGGCTCATGGAGGTCGAGGCTTCCGTGCTCGCCGCGCTGGCCCGGCGCGGACAGGCCACCGTGAACGAACTCACGGGCGACGAACCGCGGTTGAAGGAACAGTTCATCTACGGCGCGGGCCGGAGCTACGAGAGCGCGCAATCCGTGTCCTCGCGGCTGATGCGGGTGCTCGGCGTCGAGGGACGGGTCGTGCGGGGGCGTCCGCTCGGCTCCTGGACCTCGACGCAGTTCCGCTGGGCCGTCGCCCCGCCGTACCCCGAACTGCCGGCCGGTGAGGCCCAGCGCGAGCTGCTGCGCCGCTGGCTCACGGTCTGCGGGCCCGCTTCGGAGGCGGACCTCAAGTGGTGGACGGGCTGGAAGGTGACGGACGTACGGCGGGCGCTGGGGGCGATCGGGGCGGAGGCCGTGTCGCTCGACGGCGGGGTGACCGGGTACGTCGTCGCCGGCGACGCCGGTCCGGTCGGCGAGCCCGGCGCTCCGTGGGCCGCGCTGCTGCCCGGACTCGACCCGACGGCCATGGGATGGCAGGAGCGGGACTGGTATCTGGCGCCCTCGCTGCGGCCCGCGCTGTTCGACCGCAGCGGGAATGTCGGGCCGACCGTGTGGTGGGACGGGCGGGTGGTCGGCGGCTGGGCCCAGCGGGCTGACGGTGAGGTGGTGTGGCGGGTGCTGAAGCCGGAGGGGGTGGGGCGGGAGGGGATCGCGGCGATCGAGGCGGAGGCGGAGCGTCTACGGGACTGGGTGGGGCCGGCCCGCGTCACCCCGCGCTTCCGCACCCCGCTGGAACGCGAACTCGCCACTCCGTGA
- a CDS encoding DUF2252 domain-containing protein has translation MAPTGATATPAARAAHGRAARKRAPRSSHAAWIPGVDRSDPVAVLERQGRDRLQELLPIRYGRMTASPFAFLRGAAAVMAADLASQPHTGLTVQLCGDAHLLNFGLFASPERALHFDLNDFDETHPGPFEWDVKRLAASVAVAGRENGYAETRVRRAAEAAAAGYRKGIRRLADRGELAVWYERIDADRLIPLVRSAGRRRRAESSLTRARRRTSLHALGKLTETVDGRRRIVRDPPLLEPAGASDMAALRKIFSDYRSTLAEERRLLLDRYRFADAARKVVGVGSVGTRCFIVLLTGRDTDDPLFLQIKEATRSVLEEHLPGGPYVHPGHRVVAGQRLLQSASDIFLGWMTGPQGRAFYWRQLRDMKGSANVAGMTPDELVAYARLCGTALARAHARSGDRVAIAAYLGGAETFEHAVADFALRYADQNARDHAALDSAVAAGVVRAAPGI, from the coding sequence GTGGCCCCGACCGGCGCCACGGCCACCCCCGCGGCCCGTGCCGCCCACGGTCGCGCGGCCCGCAAGCGTGCCCCCCGCTCCTCGCACGCCGCCTGGATCCCCGGCGTCGACCGCTCCGACCCCGTCGCCGTCCTGGAACGGCAGGGCAGGGACCGGCTGCAGGAACTCCTGCCGATCAGATACGGGCGGATGACCGCCTCGCCGTTCGCGTTCCTGCGCGGGGCCGCCGCCGTGATGGCCGCCGACCTCGCCTCCCAGCCCCACACCGGGCTCACGGTCCAGCTGTGCGGTGACGCCCACCTCCTCAACTTCGGCCTGTTCGCCTCACCGGAACGCGCCCTGCACTTCGACCTGAACGACTTCGACGAGACCCATCCGGGCCCCTTCGAGTGGGACGTCAAACGGCTCGCGGCCAGCGTCGCGGTGGCCGGCCGTGAGAACGGGTACGCCGAGACCCGCGTGCGCCGCGCGGCCGAGGCCGCCGCGGCCGGGTACCGCAAGGGGATACGACGGCTCGCGGACCGGGGCGAACTGGCCGTCTGGTACGAGCGCATCGACGCCGACCGGCTGATCCCGCTCGTCCGCTCCGCCGGCCGGCGACGACGCGCCGAGTCGAGCCTCACCCGCGCCCGCCGCCGCACCAGCCTGCACGCCCTGGGCAAACTCACCGAGACCGTCGACGGACGCCGGCGCATCGTGCGCGACCCGCCGCTGCTGGAACCCGCCGGCGCCTCCGACATGGCGGCCCTGCGCAAGATCTTCAGCGACTACCGCTCCACCCTCGCCGAGGAGCGCCGCCTCCTGCTGGACCGCTACCGCTTCGCCGACGCGGCTCGCAAGGTCGTCGGCGTCGGCAGTGTCGGCACCCGCTGCTTCATCGTGCTGCTCACCGGACGGGACACGGACGACCCGCTGTTCCTGCAGATCAAGGAAGCCACCAGATCCGTACTGGAGGAGCATCTGCCCGGCGGTCCCTACGTCCATCCCGGGCACCGGGTCGTCGCCGGGCAGCGGCTGCTGCAGTCGGCGAGCGACATCTTCCTCGGCTGGATGACCGGACCGCAGGGCCGCGCCTTCTACTGGCGACAGCTGCGTGACATGAAGGGCTCCGCGAACGTCGCCGGCATGACCCCGGACGAACTGGTGGCCTACGCCCGGTTGTGCGGCACCGCGCTGGCCCGCGCGCACGCGCGCTCCGGCGACCGGGTCGCCATCGCCGCGTACCTGGGCGGCGCGGAGACCTTCGAGCATGCCGTCGCCGACTTCGCCCTGCGCTACGCGGACCAGAACGCGCGGGACCACGCGGCGCTGGACTCGGCGGTGGCGGCCGGGGTGGTCAGGGCGGCACCCGGAATCTGA
- the pspAB gene encoding PspA-associated protein PspAB, with amino-acid sequence MGFLDILLGRTKAVAPDLDRLFGLPSAAVTLQAAAGFTPTGTGAVCFASVEGAAFADAHREVRELLEADTDRAESSSSGEPGAGPPVEVTRDEYGYSWLVSRRAPDDLPALVSDLHAVNSTLEGSGFGPQLLCSVVAFEETGEPGPARRRLGLVYLYKRGTFYPFAPSADGGGRRDNALELRIKAALADDLRVEQDLGRWFPVWGAPGL; translated from the coding sequence ATGGGGTTCCTGGACATCCTGCTCGGGCGAACCAAAGCCGTCGCACCCGATCTCGACCGGCTCTTCGGGCTGCCGTCGGCCGCCGTGACCCTCCAGGCCGCCGCCGGGTTCACCCCGACCGGCACGGGCGCGGTGTGCTTCGCGTCCGTCGAGGGCGCGGCCTTCGCCGACGCCCACCGCGAGGTGCGGGAACTACTGGAGGCGGATACGGACCGAGCGGAGTCCTCCTCGTCCGGTGAGCCCGGCGCGGGGCCACCGGTGGAGGTGACGCGGGACGAGTACGGGTACTCGTGGCTGGTCTCGCGGCGCGCGCCGGACGACCTGCCCGCGCTGGTGAGTGATCTGCACGCGGTCAACAGCACGCTGGAGGGCAGCGGTTTCGGGCCTCAACTGCTGTGCTCGGTGGTGGCTTTCGAGGAGACCGGGGAGCCCGGGCCGGCCAGGCGGCGGCTCGGGCTCGTCTATCTGTACAAGCGCGGCACCTTCTACCCGTTCGCGCCGTCGGCCGATGGCGGCGGGCGACGCGACAACGCGCTCGAACTGCGGATCAAGGCCGCGCTCGCCGACGACCTGCGCGTCGAACAGGACCTCGGCCGGTGGTTCCCCGTCTGGGGCGCCCCGGGTCTGTGA
- the htpX gene encoding zinc metalloprotease HtpX, with protein MQSRFRSDRRLTVRMTVTLFLLGLLYVAFVAALIVLLKSWVLVVVVAAALLGAQYWFSDRIALYAMHGRIVEPQEHPRLHGVVDRLCAVADMPKPLVAVSDLEMPNAFATGRNADHAVLCVTTGLLRRLEPDELEGVLAHELSHVAHKDVAVITVASFLGVIAGLIVRFAFYSQLFGGRGRKDQNTVAIFMAVMAVSAAVYAISFLLIRALSRYRELAADRSAALLTGRPSALASALTKVSGDIARIPTKDLRTAQAFNAFYFTPALGAGPGLAKLFSTHPSLEQRLEQLGRISTELGEAATPDNAT; from the coding sequence ATGCAGAGCCGGTTCCGGAGCGATCGGCGCCTGACCGTGCGGATGACGGTCACGCTGTTCCTGCTCGGATTGCTGTACGTGGCCTTCGTCGCCGCGTTGATCGTGTTGCTGAAGTCCTGGGTGCTGGTCGTGGTCGTCGCCGCCGCACTGCTCGGCGCCCAGTACTGGTTCTCGGACCGCATCGCCCTGTACGCGATGCACGGACGGATCGTGGAGCCGCAGGAGCATCCCCGCCTGCACGGGGTCGTGGACCGGCTGTGCGCCGTCGCCGACATGCCGAAGCCGCTCGTCGCCGTCTCCGACCTGGAGATGCCGAACGCCTTCGCGACCGGGCGGAACGCCGACCACGCGGTGCTGTGCGTGACCACCGGGCTGCTGCGCCGGCTGGAGCCCGACGAGCTGGAGGGCGTCCTCGCGCACGAGCTGTCGCACGTCGCCCACAAGGATGTCGCCGTGATCACCGTGGCCTCGTTCCTCGGGGTGATCGCCGGGCTGATCGTACGGTTCGCCTTCTACTCGCAGCTCTTCGGCGGGCGCGGGCGCAAGGACCAGAACACCGTGGCGATCTTCATGGCCGTGATGGCCGTCTCCGCGGCCGTGTACGCGATCAGCTTCCTGCTCATCCGAGCCCTGTCCCGGTACCGCGAGCTGGCCGCCGACCGCTCCGCCGCGCTGCTCACCGGCCGCCCCTCGGCGCTCGCGTCGGCGCTGACGAAGGTCTCCGGGGACATCGCGCGGATCCCGACGAAGGACCTGCGGACGGCGCAGGCCTTCAACGCCTTCTACTTCACGCCCGCCCTCGGCGCCGGGCCCGGCCTCGCCAAGCTCTTCTCGACCCACCCGAGCCTCGAACAGCGCCTCGAACAACTGGGCCGTATCTCGACCGAGTTGGGCGAGGCGGCGACCCCCGACAACGCCACCTGA